A DNA window from Nycticebus coucang isolate mNycCou1 chromosome 1, mNycCou1.pri, whole genome shotgun sequence contains the following coding sequences:
- the PPID gene encoding peptidyl-prolyl cis-trans isomerase D has protein sequence MSHPSPQAKLSNPSNPRVFFDVDIGGERVGRIVIELFADIVPKTAENFRALCTGEKGIGSTTGKPLYFKGCPFHRIIKKFMIQGGDFSNQDGTGGESIYGEKFEDENFYYKHDREGLLSMANAGQNTNGSQFFITTVPTPHLDGKHVVFGQVIKGIGVARILENVEVQGEKPAKLCVIAECGELKEGDDWGIFPKDGSGDSHPDFPEDADIDLKDVAKILLITEDLKNIGNNLFKSQDWEMAIKKYAKVLRYVDGSKAVIEKADRSKLQPIALSCVLNIGACKLKMSNWQGAIDSCLEALEIDPSNTKALYRKAQGWQGLKEYDQALADLKKAQEIAPEDKAIQAELLKVKQKIKAQKDKEKAVYAKMFA, from the exons ATGTCGCACCCGTCCCCCCAAGCTAAACTCTCCAACCCCAGTAATCCCCGAGTCTTCTTTGACGTGGACATCGGAGGGGAGCGAG ttggTCGAATTGTCATAGAATTGTTTGCAGATATTGTAcccaaaactgcagaaaattTTCGTGCATTATGTACAGGAGAAAAGGGGATCGGATCTACGACTGGGAAACCTCTCTATTTCAAAGGATGCCCTTTCCATCGAA ttattaaaaaatttaTGATTCAGGGTGGAGATTTCTCAAATCAGGATGGAACAGGTGGAGAAAGTATTTATGGTGAAAAATTTGAAGATGAAAATTTCTATTAtaag CATGATCGCGAGGGTTTATTGAGCATGGCAAATGCAGGCCAAAATACAAATGGTTCTCAGTTCTTTATCACAACAGTTCCAACTCCTCATTTGGATGGGAAACATGTGGTGTTTGGCCAAGTAATTAAAGGAATAGGAGTGGCAAGGATACTGGAAAACGTAGAAGTGCAAGGTGAAAAACCTGCCAAA TTGTGCGTTATTGCAGAATGTGGAGAATTGAAGGAAGGGGATGATTGGGGTATATTCCCCAAAGATGGCTCTGGCGACAGTCATCCAGATTTCCCTGAGGATGCGGATATTGATTTAAAGGAT gtggctaaaattttattaataacagAAGACTTAAAAAACATTGGAAATAATCTTTTCAAATCCCAGGACTGGGAAATggccattaaaaaatatgcaaaagttttaag GTATGTGGATGGTTCAAAGGCTGTTATTGAGAAAGCCGATAGATCTAAACTACAACCTATAGCTTTAAGCTGTGTACTGAATATTGGTGCTTGTAAACTGAAGATGTCGAATTGGCAGGGAGCAATTGACAGTTGTCTGGAG gctCTTGAAATAGACCCATCAAATACCAAAGCTCTATACCGCAAAGCTCAAGGGTGGCAAGGATTAAAAGAATATGATCAAGCATTG GCTGATCTTAAAAAAGCTCAGGAGATAGCACCAGAAGATAAAG CTATCCAGGCAGAATTACTGAAAGTCAAACAGAAGataaaggcacagaaagataaagagaagGCAGTATATGCAAAAATGTTTGCTTAA